The Parashewanella spongiae genome has a window encoding:
- a CDS encoding DUF3634 family protein has protein sequence MDTGLKLLFMCIGIAVLIYFVFGSKRGLVIFELHFKNGRLDKHKGKVPEKFMREARQLAKHNKMTGTVRAEKSGDVRLHISANVSDDLTQQLRNLFPFELYDIKSVDHSRNTG, from the coding sequence ATGGATACAGGCTTGAAACTCCTTTTCATGTGTATTGGCATTGCGGTATTAATTTATTTTGTATTTGGATCTAAAAGAGGTTTAGTTATTTTTGAATTACATTTCAAAAATGGAAGATTAGACAAGCATAAAGGCAAAGTACCTGAAAAATTTATGCGTGAAGCTCGTCAGTTGGCCAAACACAATAAAATGACAGGTACTGTACGAGCTGAAAAGAGCGGTGATGTTCGATTACACATTTCTGCCAATGTTTCCGACGACTTAACGCAACAACTACGAAATTTATTTCCATTCGAACTGTATGATATTAAGTCCGTCGATCACAGTCGAAATACAGGCTAA
- the rlmD gene encoding 23S rRNA (uracil(1939)-C(5))-methyltransferase RlmD, which produces MAQFFTAKTKKKNLISAKMTLNVTQLDHIGAGIAHHQGKIVFVPGALPGEDVNLQLVEQRKNFAKAKLINVVNPSEHREVPACPHFDECGGCDLQHLNLEAQHQYKSDTLSNLMAQHAPLEKVSKSTLTGEAWHYRRRAKLATSYNKQTKRLNIGFRKISSHDIVPINECPVLKHSLNALINPLVKQVNKLKDRKTLGHIELIEGSNGVFVIIRTPVSICDSDKQALVDFAHANQVNLQLQHENEFEVLAGLQLKPSYTLSQEVNLKFQAGGFVQVNTEINQAMINQAINWLEPEEHERVLDLFCGMGNFSLPIAKLGTYVIGVEGVDSSVEQARINAQENDLKNVEFHACDLSSDLSAQPWLRKIDKLLLDPARAGAYDCLKRLKELNPKRVVYVSCSPTSLARDTSILLSYGYQLQKLSMIDMFPQTHHTEAMALFVKK; this is translated from the coding sequence ATGGCGCAATTTTTTACCGCAAAAACCAAGAAGAAAAATCTAATTTCAGCCAAAATGACTCTTAATGTGACACAACTTGACCACATTGGTGCAGGCATCGCCCATCATCAGGGTAAAATTGTTTTCGTGCCCGGCGCACTGCCGGGTGAAGATGTGAATTTACAACTGGTTGAACAGAGGAAGAACTTTGCCAAAGCGAAGTTGATTAATGTCGTCAATCCTTCAGAGCATAGAGAAGTGCCAGCTTGTCCTCATTTTGACGAGTGTGGTGGTTGTGATTTGCAGCATTTGAACCTCGAGGCGCAGCATCAATATAAATCCGATACTCTTTCTAACTTAATGGCACAGCATGCTCCCCTGGAGAAGGTATCAAAGTCTACATTGACGGGTGAAGCTTGGCATTATCGTCGTAGGGCTAAATTAGCGACGAGTTATAATAAGCAAACTAAAAGACTCAATATTGGTTTCAGAAAAATCAGTAGCCATGACATTGTACCAATCAATGAATGCCCAGTGTTAAAGCACAGCTTAAATGCTCTTATTAATCCGCTTGTGAAACAGGTTAATAAACTTAAAGATCGCAAGACCTTGGGGCATATTGAGTTGATAGAGGGCAGTAACGGCGTGTTTGTTATTATTCGCACTCCGGTAAGTATTTGCGATAGTGATAAGCAAGCGTTAGTCGATTTTGCTCATGCCAACCAAGTAAACCTCCAATTGCAACACGAAAACGAATTTGAAGTTTTGGCAGGCCTGCAATTAAAGCCGAGTTACACATTAAGTCAAGAAGTTAATCTCAAGTTTCAAGCTGGTGGTTTTGTGCAGGTAAATACAGAAATAAACCAAGCTATGATTAACCAAGCGATAAATTGGCTTGAGCCTGAAGAACATGAACGGGTATTGGATTTGTTTTGCGGGATGGGTAACTTTAGTCTTCCCATTGCTAAACTTGGTACGTACGTTATTGGCGTCGAAGGTGTCGATTCGTCCGTGGAGCAAGCAAGAATTAACGCCCAAGAGAATGACTTAAAAAATGTTGAATTTCATGCTTGTGACTTAAGTTCAGATTTGTCTGCTCAACCTTGGCTTAGAAAAATTGATAAATTACTTTTAGATCCTGCTCGAGCAGGTGCTTATGACTGCTTGAAAAGGCTTAAAGAGCTAAACCCAAAGCGAGTGGTTTATGTTTCTTGCAGTCCGACTAGTTTAGCCAGAGATACCAGTATTTTGTTATCTTACGGTTATCAATTGCAGAAGCTATCAATGATTGATATGTTTCCTCAAACCCATCACACCGAAGCGATGGCATTGTTTGTTAAAAAGTAG
- the barA gene encoding two-component sensor histidine kinase BarA — translation MTDGSETTKYNLRSWVLALALIPTVVVGFLLASFFTINRSIELEQNNLDRIEQITVPAALAISVSIASNNRDEAKRLLTQMQIYEPKFIKSIAVFDANNQLLVTSHYHKDFDNMRYDSSLVTLKQSEVEDIGEFILVKTPIFSLSQAEIDNPDFQKSTEPHGNFLGYITMLVTKEETIESQYTAIIVAFIVFLAGIQLNLLFTIRLVKFFTIPVNSMVLFVSKIRQGKFVEKIDGAFISELDTLKSGINSMAKSLNIYKNETQNNIEQATSDLLKTLEQIEIQNIELDIAKKRAQAASQTKSEFLANMSHELRTPLNGVIGFSRQLAKTPLHKSQLEYIQTIERSASNLLNIINDILDFSKLEAGKMVIENIPFCLRDSLDETMTLTAAAAHQKGLEIVIDVAPNVPDNVIGDAMHLNQIITNLVGNAIKFTENGSILLKVSLVSEHLKRAIIRFDVVDTGIGINLEHQQLLFQAFAQADASISRRFGGTGLGLIITQRLVDELGGEISFSSEENQGSNFWFSIPLELCQFQLSDSIPLHSLNNKSVLVYEPRSLSAEMLSTSLKSWNTHFRIASSTQDILEKLNSSLQYQYLLLSCHDICSETDLLKILKLARPKVDRIILIHDCLKQDHLIDRVRPYTDNIIKTPFTALALAKQMLFSQQISVPVELDKPIQPLKSKHNINVLAVDDNQANLKLIKTLLNDIVSNVTIAPSGTEAIEYAKTKNFDLILMDIQMPDIDGIQATNVIRRDSLNHNTPIIAVTAHALSDEKQRIFDSGMEGYLPKPIDEKALNDIIEQWVIRPTFTHFDSHTLNWELCLSQASQKAPLAIEMLQMLLASLPETVNELNQGLQTQDNDKMLSIVHKLHGACCYCGVPTTQKLCNQIESSLKQGETIEMLEPEILELLDELTKVESAAKQVISQMSME, via the coding sequence ATGACAGATGGCAGTGAAACGACCAAATATAATCTGCGTTCATGGGTACTCGCTCTGGCATTAATACCAACTGTAGTTGTTGGTTTTTTACTCGCCAGTTTTTTCACCATTAATCGAAGCATAGAATTAGAACAAAATAATTTAGATCGAATTGAACAAATAACAGTACCTGCAGCACTTGCAATCAGCGTTTCCATTGCATCAAATAATCGCGATGAAGCCAAGCGGTTGCTCACACAAATGCAAATTTATGAGCCTAAATTCATTAAATCTATTGCTGTGTTCGACGCAAATAACCAGTTATTAGTTACCTCTCACTATCATAAAGATTTCGATAACATGCGCTATGACAGCTCACTGGTTACACTTAAGCAGTCTGAGGTAGAAGATATCGGTGAGTTTATCTTGGTAAAAACACCCATTTTTTCACTTTCTCAAGCCGAAATAGATAACCCTGACTTTCAAAAATCAACTGAGCCGCACGGGAATTTTCTTGGCTATATTACGATGCTCGTCACCAAAGAAGAAACAATAGAATCACAATATACCGCCATCATTGTTGCTTTTATTGTATTTTTAGCCGGTATTCAATTAAATCTACTTTTTACCATTCGTTTGGTTAAGTTTTTTACCATTCCAGTCAATAGCATGGTGCTGTTTGTCTCAAAAATTCGCCAAGGTAAATTTGTTGAAAAAATTGATGGGGCATTCATCAGTGAGTTAGACACGCTAAAGTCGGGCATTAATTCAATGGCAAAATCATTGAATATTTACAAAAACGAAACGCAAAATAACATTGAACAAGCCACAAGCGATCTACTCAAAACCCTTGAACAAATTGAAATTCAAAATATTGAATTGGATATTGCAAAGAAACGCGCTCAGGCAGCGAGTCAAACTAAATCTGAGTTTTTAGCTAATATGTCGCACGAACTCAGAACGCCACTTAATGGCGTGATAGGGTTTTCGAGGCAATTGGCTAAAACACCTTTACATAAGAGCCAACTTGAATACATACAAACCATCGAGCGAAGCGCAAGTAACTTACTTAACATTATCAACGATATTCTGGATTTTTCTAAATTAGAAGCTGGAAAGATGGTTATTGAGAATATTCCCTTTTGCTTAAGAGATTCTCTTGATGAGACGATGACGTTAACAGCAGCAGCGGCACACCAAAAAGGCCTTGAAATCGTAATTGATGTTGCTCCCAATGTACCTGATAATGTGATTGGTGATGCCATGCATCTCAACCAAATTATTACCAACTTAGTCGGAAACGCCATTAAGTTTACTGAAAACGGCAGTATACTTCTTAAAGTGAGCCTAGTTTCAGAGCATCTTAAAAGAGCCATCATTCGATTTGATGTTGTAGATACAGGAATCGGTATCAACCTTGAACACCAACAGTTATTATTTCAAGCGTTTGCACAAGCCGACGCCTCTATTTCAAGGCGTTTTGGCGGTACAGGCCTAGGGCTGATTATTACTCAGCGTTTGGTCGATGAATTAGGTGGTGAAATCAGTTTTTCATCTGAAGAAAATCAAGGTTCAAATTTTTGGTTTTCAATCCCTCTTGAACTTTGCCAATTCCAATTATCTGACTCGATTCCCCTACACTCTTTAAATAACAAATCAGTATTGGTTTATGAGCCCAGAAGCTTGTCAGCCGAAATGCTCTCAACGTCTCTTAAGTCATGGAATACTCACTTTAGAATAGCCTCAAGTACCCAAGACATCCTTGAAAAACTGAATTCATCACTTCAATATCAGTACTTACTCTTAAGTTGCCACGATATTTGCTCTGAAACTGATTTACTTAAGATTCTTAAGCTTGCCAGGCCCAAAGTAGATAGAATCATTTTGATCCATGATTGTCTCAAACAAGATCACTTAATTGACCGAGTTCGCCCATACACAGACAATATTATAAAAACTCCATTTACTGCATTGGCATTAGCCAAACAGATGCTGTTTTCACAGCAGATCAGTGTCCCTGTTGAATTGGATAAACCTATACAGCCACTGAAATCAAAGCACAATATAAATGTGTTAGCCGTTGATGATAATCAAGCAAACCTGAAGCTGATCAAAACGTTACTCAACGATATTGTCTCCAATGTAACCATTGCACCAAGTGGCACGGAAGCCATCGAATACGCGAAAACAAAAAACTTTGACCTTATATTAATGGACATTCAGATGCCTGATATCGATGGCATTCAGGCTACAAATGTGATCCGCCGAGATTCTCTGAATCATAATACTCCGATAATAGCCGTAACTGCTCACGCACTTTCAGATGAAAAGCAGCGCATTTTTGATAGTGGCATGGAAGGGTACCTTCCAAAACCTATCGATGAAAAAGCATTAAATGATATTATCGAGCAATGGGTCATTCGTCCTACATTTACTCACTTTGATTCCCATACTCTTAATTGGGAATTATGCTTATCTCAAGCCAGCCAAAAAGCACCATTGGCTATAGAAATGCTGCAAATGTTGCTTGCCTCTTTGCCTGAAACAGTAAACGAGCTCAATCAAGGCCTACAGACACAAGATAATGACAAAATGCTATCCATTGTGCATAAACTACATGGTGCTTGTTGTTATTGCGGGGTTCCGACCACTCAAAAACTGTGTAATCAAATAGAATCTTCGCTAAAGCAAGGTGAAACAATAGAAATGTTAGAGCCTGAAATACTTGAGTTACTCGATGAGCTAACTAAGGTAGAATCTGCCGCTAAACAAGTGATTTCCCAGATGTCGATGGAATAA
- a CDS encoding NADPH-dependent FMN reductase, with protein sequence MKLVIFSSSQRKSSQSAKVGEFIRLNLGKFSQSKHIELQEIDLPFWDGSSNKGQHWEALNQSLNEADAIVLITPEWNGVASPLLKNFLMMCDGAITANKPVLLVSVSSGVSGVYPIAELKMNAFKNNKMLPIPDHIIVRSANEVLLAECESERDQQLRKRIDYSLHMLFMYAEALKSMRLKLQDQPYPNQGNFSFGM encoded by the coding sequence ATGAAGCTAGTTATTTTTAGTAGCAGTCAACGGAAGAGTTCTCAAAGCGCTAAAGTCGGGGAGTTTATTCGACTTAACCTAGGAAAGTTTTCTCAATCGAAACACATCGAATTACAGGAAATTGATTTACCTTTTTGGGATGGCTCTAGTAATAAAGGCCAACACTGGGAAGCACTAAACCAATCACTTAATGAAGCTGACGCAATAGTGTTGATTACGCCCGAATGGAATGGGGTTGCTTCTCCATTATTAAAAAACTTTCTGATGATGTGCGATGGTGCTATTACGGCAAATAAACCTGTTTTGCTGGTATCCGTTTCAAGTGGAGTAAGCGGTGTTTACCCTATTGCAGAATTAAAAATGAATGCGTTTAAAAATAATAAAATGCTCCCCATCCCCGATCACATCATCGTACGGAGTGCAAACGAGGTATTGCTTGCTGAATGTGAGTCTGAACGTGATCAGCAGCTGCGTAAAAGAATCGACTATAGCTTACACATGCTATTCATGTACGCCGAAGCATTAAAATCGATGAGGTTAAAACTGCAAGATCAGCCCTACCCAAATCAAGGTAATTTTAGCTTTGGAATGTAA
- a CDS encoding 16S rRNA pseudouridine(516) synthase produces the protein MQSKRSRLDRFLCKKLNLPQKSVRILLINNRVKVDRKVTTSLDLQIDEFNHIQFDDNVLQDKTAIYLMMNKPVGVVSATKDAEHSTVIDLLTHSQKNELHIAGRLDLNSSGLILLTNDSRWSKGLMSPENKVDKVYRVTLADPISSKYIEGFRKGFYFEYENVTTKPAALEIIGEREAIVTLSEGKYHQIKRMFGRYRNAVVGLHRLSIGGLYLDRTLEPSQSRELSELELLKPLFACPK, from the coding sequence ATGCAAAGTAAGCGAAGCCGCTTGGATAGATTTTTGTGTAAAAAACTTAATTTACCACAGAAATCTGTACGAATATTATTGATAAATAATAGAGTAAAGGTCGATAGAAAAGTCACTACATCGCTTGATTTACAAATTGATGAGTTTAATCACATTCAGTTCGATGACAATGTATTGCAAGATAAGACAGCCATTTATTTAATGATGAATAAACCTGTTGGGGTGGTGAGTGCAACTAAAGATGCAGAGCATAGTACAGTGATTGATCTGCTTACTCACTCTCAAAAAAATGAGCTACATATAGCAGGTCGATTAGACTTAAATTCTTCTGGATTAATCTTGCTAACGAATGATAGCCGCTGGTCAAAGGGTTTAATGTCGCCAGAAAATAAAGTTGATAAAGTATACCGAGTGACGCTAGCAGATCCGATTTCAAGCAAATACATAGAAGGTTTTAGAAAAGGATTTTATTTTGAATATGAGAATGTTACGACTAAACCTGCTGCTTTAGAAATTATCGGTGAGCGTGAAGCAATAGTTACACTTAGTGAAGGAAAGTATCATCAAATTAAAAGGATGTTTGGTCGATACCGAAATGCTGTAGTTGGGTTGCATCGTTTATCCATTGGTGGTCTTTATTTGGATCGAACTCTTGAACCTAGCCAAAGTCGTGAGCTATCAGAGTTGGAACTGCTTAAACCGTTGTTTGCCTGCCCCAAATGA
- the recN gene encoding DNA repair protein RecN has product MLCQLSVHNFAIVRFLELDFKSGMTSITGETGAGKSIAIDALGLCLGNRADVNSIRSGSDKAEVSASFSLHKLPMAKRWLEDQDLDHDDECILRRVISNDGRSRAYINGNPVPITQLKALGQLLVSVHGQHAHHAMLKTEHQLTLLDGYANHSSLIESVSQRYHKVKRVEAELKQLKLSQEERKSRQQLLEYQIEELNEFDLKLGEFETIEQEHKRLANSSDLIEKCQQSVALLNEDEANIASLLNHAVAVIGQIETIDPQFRNVSNMLNDALIQVQESSSEVQLYLSNIEQDPEHFNFLEQRLSKSLQLARKHQISPSELASFHQKIRIELEGLSQDVNKLDDVNLQLVDAQTQYYSAAKKLSQSRQRYAKELNKLVTQSINELNMPKGKFQIEITYNAEQMSCVGADQVQFLVTANPGQPMQAIAKVASGGELSRIGLGIQVITAQKVATPTLIFDEVDVGISGPTAAVVGRMLRSLGESTQVFCVTHLPQVAGNGHQHMFVNKEAKKDQTETSMAALNHEQRVQELARLLAGDTITSSSLANARELLHG; this is encoded by the coding sequence ATGCTTTGTCAACTCAGTGTCCATAACTTTGCTATCGTTCGTTTTCTTGAACTCGATTTTAAATCTGGAATGACCAGTATTACAGGTGAAACCGGTGCTGGTAAATCTATCGCAATTGACGCGTTAGGTTTATGTTTAGGTAACCGTGCTGACGTAAACTCTATACGTTCAGGTTCAGACAAAGCCGAAGTCAGCGCTAGCTTCTCACTTCACAAGTTACCGATGGCTAAACGCTGGTTAGAAGATCAAGACTTAGATCACGATGATGAATGTATTCTCAGACGTGTCATTAGTAACGATGGACGCTCTCGAGCTTACATCAATGGTAACCCTGTCCCTATCACTCAATTAAAAGCATTAGGGCAATTGCTCGTATCTGTACATGGACAGCACGCCCACCATGCTATGCTCAAAACAGAGCACCAACTAACCTTGCTTGACGGTTACGCCAACCATTCGTCATTAATTGAGTCTGTGTCTCAGCGGTATCACAAAGTAAAACGAGTTGAAGCCGAGCTTAAGCAGCTTAAACTCAGTCAAGAAGAACGAAAATCTCGGCAGCAACTGTTAGAATATCAAATTGAAGAGTTAAATGAATTTGATTTAAAACTCGGCGAATTTGAAACCATAGAGCAAGAACATAAGCGCCTTGCAAACAGCTCTGATCTCATTGAAAAATGTCAACAAAGCGTGGCATTACTCAACGAAGATGAAGCTAATATCGCTTCATTATTAAACCATGCCGTTGCTGTGATCGGACAAATTGAAACGATTGACCCGCAATTTAGAAATGTCAGCAATATGCTCAACGACGCGCTGATACAAGTTCAAGAAAGCAGTAGTGAAGTCCAGTTGTATCTTAGCAATATCGAACAAGATCCAGAGCATTTTAATTTTCTCGAACAAAGACTCTCAAAATCGTTACAATTAGCTCGAAAACATCAAATATCACCTTCTGAATTGGCAAGTTTTCACCAAAAAATCAGGATTGAGTTGGAGGGTTTGTCACAAGACGTAAACAAGCTAGACGATGTGAACTTACAACTTGTTGACGCTCAAACACAATACTATTCAGCCGCAAAAAAACTAAGCCAAAGTAGACAACGATATGCCAAAGAATTAAATAAATTAGTCACTCAATCCATTAATGAACTCAACATGCCAAAAGGCAAATTCCAAATAGAAATTACCTATAATGCTGAGCAAATGAGTTGCGTTGGAGCTGATCAGGTTCAGTTTCTCGTCACAGCAAATCCAGGGCAACCAATGCAAGCCATTGCCAAGGTTGCTTCAGGTGGTGAGCTATCTCGTATTGGCTTAGGCATTCAAGTTATTACTGCACAAAAAGTCGCGACGCCTACCCTAATTTTTGATGAAGTTGATGTTGGTATTTCTGGCCCAACAGCCGCTGTTGTTGGGAGAATGCTTCGCAGCTTAGGGGAGTCGACCCAAGTATTCTGCGTAACTCATTTACCACAAGTAGCAGGTAATGGGCACCAACATATGTTCGTAAATAAAGAAGCTAAAAAAGATCAAACAGAAACCTCTATGGCAGCATTGAACCATGAACAAAGAGTACAAGAACTCGCGAGGCTTTTAGCTGGAGACACCATAACCAGTAGTTCATTAGCGAATGCTAGAGAACTACTTCACGGTTGA
- a CDS encoding YjaG family protein, which produces MTKKVGFFKRLKALKIEQKELFAIALCQRMYPNYHLFSTVTEFGNPVVLDTTLNLLWQKQYDKKLKLNTDLYLDKIDSITPEPEDFDMYGVYPALDAAVALTQLLSALQSKVEEDITNVSKLSSSTVANYIEATCDMEFKNETQLDDYIFEHPAMVEERAVQGDLLEIIESNKITSDMVKELRKEIVSSGISNIGISMNE; this is translated from the coding sequence ATGACTAAAAAGGTAGGTTTTTTTAAGCGGTTGAAAGCGTTAAAGATTGAGCAAAAAGAATTATTTGCGATTGCTTTATGTCAGCGTATGTATCCAAATTATCATTTATTTTCAACAGTTACTGAATTCGGTAACCCTGTTGTGCTCGACACAACACTTAATCTGCTATGGCAGAAGCAATATGATAAAAAGTTAAAATTAAACACTGATTTATATCTTGATAAAATTGACTCAATAACTCCAGAGCCAGAAGACTTTGATATGTATGGTGTATACCCTGCCCTTGATGCAGCCGTGGCGTTAACTCAGCTCCTCAGTGCACTTCAAAGCAAGGTTGAAGAAGACATCACTAACGTCAGTAAGCTGTCATCGAGCACAGTTGCTAATTACATTGAAGCGACTTGTGATATGGAGTTTAAGAACGAAACTCAACTGGATGATTATATTTTTGAGCACCCAGCAATGGTAGAAGAAAGGGCTGTTCAAGGTGATTTACTTGAAATTATTGAATCGAACAAAATTACTTCTGACATGGTCAAAGAGTTACGTAAAGAAATCGTTTCAAGCGGAATTTCAAATATCGGTATTAGCATGAACGAATAA
- a CDS encoding helix-turn-helix transcriptional regulator, with protein MKTTEKILNLLKVHGPLTAKFLSKELALTTMGVRQHLQLLEDNGDVATEDRAQGRGRPTRYWYLTEGSASHFDDRHEELTLQLIDSVIQVFGDGGLDKLITAREKSSFAQYDRVLALTTNLEEKLQALCELRSNEGYMASCDFSDKDYWLYENHCPICAAATKCQNFCRSELEMFQKLFEQIASVSREEHIIEGARRCAYKFSPFSSAKTSEDVTEVANAK; from the coding sequence ATGAAAACCACAGAAAAAATACTCAATTTGTTGAAAGTTCATGGCCCTTTGACCGCAAAGTTTTTGTCAAAAGAACTCGCTTTAACAACAATGGGAGTTAGACAGCATCTGCAGCTACTGGAAGACAATGGTGATGTTGCAACAGAAGATAGAGCGCAAGGGCGCGGAAGACCAACGCGATATTGGTATTTAACCGAAGGCAGCGCTAGCCACTTTGATGATAGGCATGAAGAGTTAACATTGCAATTGATTGATTCAGTCATTCAGGTATTCGGTGATGGTGGGCTCGATAAGTTGATAACAGCAAGAGAAAAAAGCAGTTTTGCACAATACGATCGTGTTTTAGCATTAACTACAAACCTTGAAGAAAAATTACAGGCACTTTGTGAGTTACGTAGCAATGAAGGATACATGGCCTCTTGTGACTTTAGTGATAAAGACTATTGGCTTTACGAGAATCATTGCCCAATCTGTGCAGCGGCAACCAAATGTCAAAACTTTTGTCGTTCCGAATTAGAAATGTTTCAAAAGCTTTTTGAACAAATTGCTTCAGTGTCTAGGGAAGAGCATATTATTGAAGGCGCACGTCGCTGCGCTTATAAATTTTCCCCATTTTCGAGTGCTAAAACCAGTGAAGATGTGACAGAGGTGGCTAATGCAAAGTAA
- the purT gene encoding formate-dependent phosphoribosylglycinamide formyltransferase codes for MIGTALCKNSIKAMLLGSGELGKEVAIELQRYGIEVIAVDRYANAPAMHIAHRSHVIDMMDSAALKSVIAQESPNIIIPELEAINTQVLVEVESFGVKVVPNAKATQLTMNREGIRRLAANTLGLLTSRFFFCDSKKEMEKAITTIGFPCVIKPIMSSSGHGQTVVKSELQFDAAWEVSQEDARGGKGRIIVEDFIEFDYEITLLTVSAVDGIHFCEPIGHRQEDGDYRESWQPQQMTNELIQISREMATKVVKSLGGFGVFGVEMFIKGDQVYFSEVSPRPHDTGMVTLISQDKSEFALHVRAILGFPVGSILQYGHSASAVLLADGHSVNIGFEGVREALLEAGTQLRLFAKPEINGQRRLGVALALSDNTQSALDKAKRVAEQVKVIF; via the coding sequence ATGATAGGTACCGCGTTATGCAAAAATTCGATTAAAGCCATGTTATTAGGCAGTGGTGAGTTAGGCAAAGAGGTCGCTATTGAGTTGCAAAGGTATGGAATAGAAGTGATTGCCGTTGACCGTTACGCTAATGCTCCTGCTATGCATATCGCTCATCGTTCGCATGTTATTGACATGATGGATTCTGCTGCACTTAAATCTGTCATTGCGCAAGAAAGCCCTAATATTATCATTCCAGAACTAGAGGCGATTAATACTCAGGTACTTGTTGAAGTTGAGTCTTTTGGGGTGAAAGTTGTACCAAATGCCAAAGCGACTCAATTGACAATGAACAGGGAAGGGATAAGACGACTAGCGGCGAATACATTAGGTCTACTTACTTCGAGATTCTTCTTTTGTGATAGCAAAAAAGAAATGGAGAAAGCGATTACGACCATTGGATTTCCTTGTGTTATAAAGCCAATTATGAGCTCATCTGGTCATGGGCAGACAGTCGTAAAATCTGAGCTTCAATTTGATGCCGCGTGGGAGGTTTCGCAAGAGGACGCTCGTGGTGGAAAAGGAAGAATTATCGTTGAAGACTTCATTGAATTCGACTATGAAATCACCTTGTTAACGGTTAGCGCTGTTGATGGCATTCATTTTTGTGAACCTATCGGCCACCGGCAAGAAGACGGTGATTATCGTGAGTCATGGCAGCCCCAGCAAATGACGAATGAGCTCATACAAATTTCAAGAGAAATGGCAACCAAAGTCGTTAAATCACTTGGAGGATTTGGCGTTTTTGGCGTGGAAATGTTCATTAAAGGTGATCAAGTATATTTTTCAGAGGTTTCCCCTAGACCCCATGATACAGGGATGGTTACATTGATCAGTCAAGATAAATCAGAATTCGCGTTGCATGTTAGAGCTATTTTAGGGTTTCCAGTGGGGAGTATTTTGCAATATGGTCATAGCGCTTCGGCGGTTTTACTTGCCGACGGACACTCAGTTAATATAGGTTTTGAAGGTGTACGTGAAGCCTTATTGGAAGCTGGTACTCAGCTTCGTTTGTTTGCAAAACCTGAAATTAATGGTCAACGGCGACTCGGTGTCGCGTTAGCACTATCTGATAATACTCAATCAGCCCTTGATAAAGCGAAACGAGTGGCAGAGCAAGTGAAAGTGATTTTTTGA